In the Sulfitobacter pacificus genome, one interval contains:
- the paaD gene encoding 1,2-phenylacetyl-CoA epoxidase subunit PaaD: MVVEKPGLETVWQWLSAVPDPEIPVISLTDLGIIRDVSWQGDTLEVTVTPTYSGCPATSIINLDIETALRGHGIENLTLKRQLSPAWTTDWLTESGKAKLEEYGIAPPQPAGGPKHCPRCKSTAVERISQFGSTPCKAQWRCQDCLEPFDYFKCI; this comes from the coding sequence ATGGTAGTCGAAAAGCCCGGCTTAGAGACTGTCTGGCAATGGCTTTCCGCTGTGCCAGACCCGGAAATTCCGGTGATCTCCCTGACGGATCTGGGGATCATTCGGGATGTAAGTTGGCAGGGCGACACTTTGGAAGTGACCGTAACGCCAACCTATTCCGGCTGTCCGGCGACCAGCATCATCAATCTGGACATCGAAACCGCCTTGCGCGGCCATGGCATCGAAAACCTGACCCTGAAACGGCAGTTATCGCCAGCATGGACCACCGACTGGCTGACCGAAAGCGGTAAGGCCAAGCTGGAAGAATACGGCATCGCTCCGCCGCAACCGGCTGGCGGGCCAAAACATTGCCCGCGCTGCAAATCCACCGCAGTAGAGCGGATCAGCCAGTTCGGCTCGACCCCCTGCAAAGCGCAATGGCGGTGCCAAGACTGCCTTGAACCCTTCGACTATTTCAAATGTATTTGA
- a CDS encoding 2Fe-2S iron-sulfur cluster-binding protein, translated as MSQFHHVTVTDIHHTIRDAVVLTLEPENAEAFAFTQGQYLTFKQDFDGTELRRNYSICAGLDDGKLQVGIKRVDGGAFSTFANTELKVGDTLHVMPPQGNFFTALEPDRAKNYLGFAGGSGVTPVLSILKTVLKREPLSTFTLVYANRAVNTIMFREELEDLKNQYMGRLTIIHMLESGQDIDLFTGRVDQDKCKALFKQWIDVKSIDTAFICGPEPMMLAIAESLKTHGLEADQIKFELFSESQQGQLAKQEMAKRSEGQKGTELTVIIEGAQRTFEMPKGQSVLDAALANGQDAPFACKAGVCSTCMCKVVEGEVEMISNHALEDYEVERGYVLSCQSYPLTDKLIIDYDTH; from the coding sequence ATGAGCCAGTTTCACCATGTAACAGTGACTGATATCCATCACACCATCCGCGATGCGGTTGTCCTGACGCTTGAGCCCGAAAACGCAGAAGCCTTCGCGTTTACCCAAGGCCAGTACCTGACCTTCAAACAGGATTTCGACGGCACCGAACTGCGGCGGAACTACTCGATCTGCGCCGGTCTGGATGATGGCAAACTGCAAGTTGGCATCAAACGTGTGGACGGCGGGGCGTTTTCGACTTTCGCCAATACCGAATTGAAAGTTGGTGACACCCTGCATGTGATGCCGCCACAGGGCAATTTTTTCACCGCATTAGAGCCTGATCGCGCCAAAAACTACCTTGGCTTTGCCGGCGGCTCTGGCGTGACGCCAGTCTTGTCGATCCTGAAAACAGTGTTGAAACGCGAACCGCTTAGCACCTTTACGCTGGTCTATGCCAACCGCGCCGTGAACACGATTATGTTTCGCGAAGAGCTGGAAGACCTCAAGAACCAATACATGGGCCGCCTGACAATCATCCACATGCTGGAATCGGGACAGGACATCGACCTGTTCACCGGTCGCGTGGATCAGGACAAATGCAAGGCGTTGTTCAAACAGTGGATCGATGTGAAATCAATCGACACCGCTTTCATTTGCGGGCCGGAGCCGATGATGCTGGCGATCGCCGAAAGCCTGAAAACCCACGGGTTAGAGGCTGATCAGATCAAGTTCGAGCTGTTCAGCGAAAGCCAACAAGGCCAGCTTGCCAAACAGGAAATGGCCAAGCGCAGTGAGGGGCAAAAAGGCACCGAACTGACCGTGATCATCGAAGGGGCGCAGCGCACCTTTGAAATGCCGAAAGGGCAATCGGTTCTGGATGCCGCCCTTGCCAACGGACAGGATGCACCGTTCGCCTGTAAGGCGGGCGTTTGTTCAACCTGTATGTGCAAGGTGGTCGAAGGCGAGGTTGAAATGATCAGCAACCACGCGCTTGAGGATTACGAGGTGGAACGCGGCTATGTGCTGTCCTGCCAGTCCTATCCGTTAACGGATAAGCTGATCATCGATTACGACACACATTAA
- the paaB gene encoding 1,2-phenylacetyl-CoA epoxidase subunit PaaB — protein MSSPETSPYKDSEASPHGETRATEWPLWEIFIRGQHGLSHRHVGSLHAPDAEMAIKNARDVYTRRNEGVSIWAVEASDIAASSPEEKGALYEPANDKVYRHPTFFDIPDEVGAM, from the coding sequence ATGAGCAGCCCTGAAACCAGCCCCTATAAAGACAGCGAAGCCAGCCCGCATGGCGAAACCCGCGCAACCGAATGGCCCCTATGGGAGATTTTCATTCGCGGGCAACACGGGTTAAGCCACCGCCACGTGGGCAGCCTCCATGCGCCAGATGCTGAGATGGCGATCAAAAATGCGCGTGATGTCTACACCCGCCGCAACGAGGGTGTCAGCATCTGGGCTGTTGAAGCCTCTGACATTGCCGCCTCCTCGCCCGAGGAAAAAGGCGCGCTTTATGAGCCTGCGAACGACAAGGTGTACCGCCACCCGACATTCTTCGACATCCCTGACGAAGTGGGGGCGATGTGA
- the paaC gene encoding 1,2-phenylacetyl-CoA epoxidase subunit PaaC, with product MGDNTLVLGHRVSEWCGVAPVLEEDIALANTALDLIGQTQLWLGMAGEVEGKDRDADKLAFHRDVWDFRNALLCEQPNGDFGQTMMRQFLFDTWHLIMLKALAGSSNEQIAAIAEKSVKEVTYHQERSADTVIGLGDGTEESHMRMQKALDKLWPYVGELFIGDEVDAAMVEQGIAPDPASLRATFDSQLDAVLAEATLTKPADDFAHKGGKTGARHTEHLGHMLTQMQWLQRAYPDASW from the coding sequence ATGGGTGATAACACGCTGGTGCTGGGGCACCGTGTGTCCGAATGGTGCGGCGTGGCCCCGGTGCTGGAAGAAGACATCGCGCTGGCCAATACCGCGCTTGATCTGATCGGACAAACCCAGCTGTGGCTGGGCATGGCCGGCGAAGTTGAGGGCAAGGACCGCGACGCGGACAAGCTGGCCTTTCACCGCGATGTCTGGGATTTCCGCAATGCCCTGCTGTGTGAACAGCCCAACGGCGATTTCGGCCAGACGATGATGCGCCAGTTCCTGTTCGACACATGGCATCTGATCATGCTCAAGGCGTTGGCCGGTTCGTCAAATGAACAGATCGCCGCCATCGCGGAAAAGTCGGTGAAAGAGGTGACCTATCATCAGGAACGCTCTGCCGATACGGTGATCGGCCTGGGTGACGGCACCGAAGAAAGCCACATGCGCATGCAGAAAGCGCTTGATAAGTTGTGGCCGTATGTCGGCGAGCTGTTCATCGGGGATGAAGTGGATGCCGCAATGGTTGAACAGGGCATCGCGCCTGATCCCGCCTCGCTTCGCGCCACTTTTGACAGTCAGCTGGATGCGGTTCTGGCAGAGGCGACCCTAACCAAGCCTGCCGATGATTTCGCCCATAAGGGTGGCAAGACAGGCGCGCGTCATACCGAACATTTGGGTCATATGTTGACGCAAATGCAATGGTTGCAACGCGCCTATCCGGATGCGTCATGGTAG